DNA from Pseudomonas putida:
GCGCCCAACCCAAGGCAAGACCCTGGCCGTGATGCAGGTGTGTGGCGGTTCGCAGTCGTTCAACGTAGTCAACCAGCTACGCGTCCTGGGCCGTTGGATGCGCATGTTCGCCATCCCCAACCAGTCGTCGGTACCCAAGGCCTATCTGGAATTCGATGAGGCCGGGCGCATGAAACCTTCGCCGTATTACGATCGCGTGGTTGATGTGATGGAAGAACTGGTGAAGTTCACCCTACTGCTGCGCGACCGCCAGGCGTATCTGGTGGATCGTTATTCGGAGCGCAAGGAAAGCGCCGAGCAGCTATCTGCCCGCGTCAATCAGCGCTCAATCTGACGCGTTCCGTTCGCACCGGAGTGGTTATCCCACCCCGGTGCGCATGAGCACCGATTAGCGGTCTTTGTCCCACTGCGGTTTATCGGTTTGCGATTGCTGGCCGCCCATGCGGTCTTTATCCGTCACATTCTGCTTGTCGGTCCCGCGGTGTTCAGGGCTGCCTCCCTTGCTGCCAGTATCACTAGCGCGGTCTCCTTCCCTGTTCATCTTGTCGTCAGGTTTTTGTCCGGTTTGGCTACCGCCACCCGAGCCTTGACCAGCTTGTTGGCCAGCACCCGCGGTGTTGTTGCCCGCACCGGTGTTGGTATTGCCCTGATTGCCGCCCTTGTCTTGATTGTTAGCCATGATCGCTTACCTCAAGTCACACACAGAAAGGCCTGTGTGTTTGTACGACTGTGGGTTTGCTGGCGTGGGTGCATCTATTCCCGACGTTTCCGATGAGCGATACCAAATGCAGTGACTTGATACTGAGCCACGCTAAATACCGATGCGCCGCTGGATCGAATCCGGCGTCTACGGGTAGTGATGGGGATACCGTGCCATGTCGCTTTCCAGCTTGTCCGCGTCCGCTGCCCGCTTGCGCACCTCGGCGTAGAAAAGTTGGCATTGGTTCTGAAACCTTGTGAAATCTCGCTTGGCCGTGTCAACGGCTGCGCTCAGGTCACTCCCCTTCAGGCCTTCGACAAGTCGCTGTGACGAGGTATACTTTTGCCAGCAGGCTTCAACCTGCTGCAGGCCTTTTTCAAGGGCCTGAGTTTCGATGGTCGCCATCGGTGCACCCTCTTGGGACCGAATCTGGTCCGCCGGTGTGAATCGCCAGAGCGACGATAGCAGGATGAAAGCCCATTACGGCGGGCTTCGGCTGAAAGGGTAGTCTATTTCGGCGTAGCCGCGTGGATGTCCTGGCTTGAACGAGCGCAAGCCAGACAAGCCATCGGGGCCGCTTTGCGGCCCCGGCAAAGGTGTCAGCGCAAATAGTCCTGGACCCACTTCACCCAACAATCGGCGCCCACCTTCACCAACGCATCGTTGAAATCATAATGAGGGTTGTGCACCGAGCAACCATGAAACTCGCCGGTGCCATTACCCAGCATGAAGTAGCAGCCAGGCCGTGCCTGCAGCATGTAGGCGAAGTCTTCGGTGCCCATGACCTTCTTCGGCATTTTGTCCAGCAACGCGCCTTCAACGAACAACGGCCGCAGGCTTTCACGCAACAACGCGCTTTCGTGATCGCTGTTGCACAATGCCGGCGCCAGTTGGGTGAATTGCACCTCGATCTCCACGCCAAAGCTTGCGGCGTGCCCCTTGGCCAGGGCGTCAATGCGGCTGTTGATCTTCTGCTGCGTCTCGGCCGTGTCGGTGCGCACACTCAGCAGCATGCAGGCCTCATCGGGGATGATGTTGTAAACGGTGCCAGCCTGGATCATGCCGATGCTGATGACCGCATACTCTTCCACGCTCAGGTTGCGCGACTTGATGGTCTGGATGCCACTGATCAGGCTGTTCAACGCCATCACCGGGTCTACCGACAGCTCCGGCATCGCACCATGCCCGCCTTTGCCGGTGATTCGAATGCTGACACGCTCGGACGACGCCATGGTTGGCCCCGCCTGCACCACGCAAGTACCCACCGGCATGCCGGGCATGTTGTGCAGCGCATATACCGAGTCACACGGGAAGCGCTCGAACAGGCCGTCGTCGATCATCGCCTTGGCGCCGGCCAGCCCTTCTTCATCCGGCTGGAAGATCACGTTTAGCGTGCCGTTGAAGTTGCGCGTTGCCGCCAGCTGGGCAGCGGCTGCCAGCAGGATCGCGGTATGCCCATCATGGCCGCAGGCATGCATACGCCCAGGGGTTTTGCTGGCATGCGCAAAGGGATTCTTTTCGCTCATGGGCAATGCGTCCATGTCTGCCCGCAGGCCCACACTGCGCGGGCTGTCGCCAACCTTGAGCACCCCGACCACACCATGCCCGCCCACATTGCGATGCACCACATAGCCCAAGGCCTGCAGCTTGTCGGCCACCAGTGCCGCCGTATCGGGGGTGTCGCCACCAAGCTCCGGCGCGGCGTGGATCTGCCGGCGAAGCATGACGAACTCGTCCAGCGCTGCTGCCGAGTGCCGGGGTTGATTGCTGTGCAAAATACCCATATCACGCGCATCCTTTGTTTTCGGGGAAGTTTTTGAGGCAGGCCAGGCTGACGACACCGCCGGCCAGCAGGAAATAGGCAGGTGCCAACGGCGTGCCCAGCGCGGCAATCAGCCAGGTGGCCACCAACGGAGAAAAGCCGCCGAACAACGTCACCCCCAGGCTGTAGCTGACCGAAGTACCGAAGGAGCGACTGGCCTTCGGGAAGCCCTCCATGATCAGCGCAAAGAACGCACCGGCACCGATACAGGTCGGCAGGATCAGAATTGCCACACACATCATGGCCAGGCCCATGTGCTGCACATGCCCCAAGAGGGAGAACACCGGCAAGGTCAACACCACTGGCGCGGCAACCGTCCACACCAGCAGGCGCTTTCTGAGCTGGTACTTATCGGCGAACTTGCCCGCCAACGGGCAGATGACCGCCATGCAACCGCTACTGATACAGGCAATCGCCATCGCGCTGCCCGCCGGATAATGCAAGGCCGTGGTCAAGTAGGTGGGCATGTAGAACACGAACAGGTACATGCCAAT
Protein-coding regions in this window:
- a CDS encoding M20 aminoacylase family protein, which encodes MGILHSNQPRHSAAALDEFVMLRRQIHAAPELGGDTPDTAALVADKLQALGYVVHRNVGGHGVVGVLKVGDSPRSVGLRADMDALPMSEKNPFAHASKTPGRMHACGHDGHTAILLAAAAQLAATRNFNGTLNVIFQPDEEGLAGAKAMIDDGLFERFPCDSVYALHNMPGMPVGTCVVQAGPTMASSERVSIRITGKGGHGAMPELSVDPVMALNSLISGIQTIKSRNLSVEEYAVISIGMIQAGTVYNIIPDEACMLLSVRTDTAETQQKINSRIDALAKGHAASFGVEIEVQFTQLAPALCNSDHESALLRESLRPLFVEGALLDKMPKKVMGTEDFAYMLQARPGCYFMLGNGTGEFHGCSVHNPHYDFNDALVKVGADCWVKWVQDYLR